TTCCGGGCGCTGGCCGTGGCCACGGCGTACTCCACCGAGGCGGTCCGCGCCGCCGACCCCACCGGCCAGATCGCCTCTTATGAGGCCGACCGGCTGATCACCCGCTGTGTGACCGAAGCCCGTCCGGTGCGCATTGCGCACGTCGGCCCGGACGATCTGCCGCACATCGCCCCGGACGAGCAGGGCGCCGCCCTCCTGGGGAAGGCCGGACTGCACTCCTACCTCGCCGTGCCGCTCATCGCCCGCGGCGAGGTCCTGGGTGCGCTGTCGCTGTACCGCGTCCGCAACCCGGAGCCCTTCGACGAGGACGACGCGGTGCTCGCGGTGGAGCTGGCCGCCCGCGCCGCGGTCTGCATCGACAACGCCCGCTCGTACCAGAGCGAACGCCGCACCGCGCTCACCCTCCAGCGCCATCTGATGAACCACCGGCCGCCGCAGCCCACGGCCATGGAGATCGCCTACCGCTATCAGCCCGCCCAGGCGGCCAGTGAGGTCGGCGGTGACTGGTTCGACGCCATCCCGGTGACCGGCGACAAGACCGCGCTGGTGGTCGGCGACGTGATGGGCAGCGGCATCAACGCCGCCGCCACCATGGGCCAGTTGCGCACCACCACCCGCGCGCTGGCCGATCTCGACCTCGATCCGGCCGAAGTGCTCCGCCACCTCGATCACATCGCCGGCGGTCTCGACCCGGCCTTCGCCACCTGTCTGTACGCCGTCTACGACCCGCACCGCGCCCTGTGCCGGATCGCCGTCGCCGGGCATCTGCCCCCCATCGTGGTGCGCCCGGACCGGCCGCCCGAGCTGCTGGATCTGCCCACCGGTGCGCCGCTCGGCGTCGGGGGCGTCCCCTTCGAGCAGACCACGGTTCCGCTCCGCGACGGCGATCTGCTGGTGCTCTACACCGACGGGCTGATCGAAACCCGGGACCAGCCCATAGACACACGTCTGGACACCCTCCTGGAACTGCTGGCGGAGCCCGAGCGGGATCTGGAGGGCCTGTGCGACCGTCTCCTCGCCGCGCTGCGCGACGAGCACGACCACGACGATGTCGCGCTGCTCATCGCCCGGGTGCACGCCCTCGGGGCCTGACCGCACGGGCGGCGGGTTTTGGTGGGACCGCTACGGATTCGGCGGTGATCAGCGCGATGTCGTGCTGCTCTTTCCGACGCGGAATCCGCTTGTCTACCGCGGATGCATCGTGGATAAGCACCCTGATGGCCTTGATGAGCTTCGGATTTCGTTGCCCAAAGGCCTTAACAAGACCTTGACGTGAGTCGTCGGCAGGGGTTGTATTCGGTCACCGAAGCGAGACCTGAGGATGTCCGGGTTCGGATCGCTTTGCGGCGTTCTTCCGCCAAGACGCCACGCCTTCCTGCCGTCAGCACCGATGGGATACGGATACCGATATGCCCTACACGCCTGTTGCCTCCGCAGCTCCTGAGCGGGACCCCCGCAGTGCGACGGTGAAAGACGCCCCCGGCGCTCCCCAGCTCACCCGGTCGATCGGTGTGGTCGGCGGCACCCTGCTCACGCTGTCCTGTCTGACCCCGGCATCCTCGCTCTTCGTGATCGTGCCGGACTCGTTCGCCACCCTGGGCACGGGCACCGCACTGACCATCGCCATCGCGGCACTGCTGTGTATCGGGGTGGCCTTCACCTACTCCGAGCTCGGCACGCTGATACCGAGCTCCGGTGGCGAGTACGCGATGGTGGGCACGCTCATGGGCCGCCTCGCCGGGTGGCTGGTTTTCGTTCTTTCGCTGATCGTCGTCATGATCGTGCCGCCCATCATCGCCCTGGGCACCGCCGACTATCTGGCACCGATCATCCAACTGGATCCGCAGTACACCGCCGCCGCCGTGATGCTGCTGGCCACCGCCATGGGCCTGCTCGATCTGCGCGCCAACGCCTGGATCACCGGCATCTTCCTGGTGCTGGAGGTCGTCGCCTGCGCCGTGGTCGCGTTCCTCGGCTTCACCCACACCCACCGCTCCGCGTCCGTGCTCGTGCACCCCGTGATCGACGCCGGACACGGTCACGGCACCGCCGTCACCGCGGGCCTCATCGTGGCCGGGCTGGCCACCGCGCTCTTCATCCTGCAGGGCTTCTCCACCGCCGTGTACCTCGCCGAGGAGATGGAGAACCCCCGCCGCAACGTCTCCCGTACGGTGCTGTGGACCCTGGGCATCGGCGCGGCCGTGGTGCTGGTCCCGGTGGTCGCGATCACTCTCGGCGCCCCCGACCTGAAGACCCTCGGCGCCGGTGACGTCGCCGGAATGGTGCAGGAGTGGAGCAACTCGGGCGTCGGTACGTTCGTCAGCCTCTGCATCGCCCTGGCGATCATCAACGCGGCGATCGTGATGGTGATCCAGAACTCCCGTGTGGTGTTCTCCTCGGCGCGTGACGCGGCCTGGCCGACGGCCGTCAACCGCGTCTTCTCGCACGTCGGCCGGCGCTTCGGCTCCCCCTGGGCGGCCACGCTCGCGGTGGGGGTCCCCGGTGCGGCCCTGTGCTTCGTCAACCTCGACACCCTGAGCGAGGTCACCGGCGTGGCCGTGGCCGCGATGTACGTCTTCGTCGCGCTGGGCGCCCTGGTCTCGCGCCGCGGGGAGCACAAGCACCGGCCGGCCTGGCGGATGCCGCTGTGGCCCGCGGTCCCGGCGCTGCTGATCGTGGTGCTGGCCTGGGTGCTCTGCCGGCAGAGCACCACGAGCCTGGTCATCACCGGCCTCATCGTGGCCGTCGCCGCGCTGTACTGGCTGTGCTACCTGCGCCCGCGCCAGGAGACGCACTGGGTGATCGCGGTCCCCGAGGACGAGCAGGCTCCCGCACCGGAGCCGTCCACGGCCTCGCTGTCCGCGTAGGGCACCGAGCACCGCAGACGCCCGCCCGGGCCGGCACTCGGGCGGGCTTTCGCTTCTCTGCCGGCCGGCGGGTTCCTACTGCCCCGCG
This portion of the Streptomyces sp. 2114.4 genome encodes:
- a CDS encoding SpoIIE family protein phosphatase, whose translation is MGATDAFPEGAAPVGATPGRPGGLLDVLGVAAVMLDADGRITLWSPQAEQLFGWSAKEALGRPAAQLLVGPEHFDLVLGLFSQVMAGGESWAGVFPVQHKDGTTRLVEFRNMRLLDERGETYALGIATDQAVLRRVERDLALSVRLVAQSPIGLAVLDTSLRFVMVNPALERINDLPADQHLGRDVREALSFLDTGTIVAQMREVLDTGTPLLDQFTVGRTAADPHADRAWSVSYYRLEDPHGRVLGLATSVVDVTEQHRAATEAARARRRLAVIADASATVGTTLDVDQTAHELADVIVPELADLAAVDVLDAVLDGRRPTSLSRGGPARFRALAVATAYSTEAVRAADPTGQIASYEADRLITRCVTEARPVRIAHVGPDDLPHIAPDEQGAALLGKAGLHSYLAVPLIARGEVLGALSLYRVRNPEPFDEDDAVLAVELAARAAVCIDNARSYQSERRTALTLQRHLMNHRPPQPTAMEIAYRYQPAQAASEVGGDWFDAIPVTGDKTALVVGDVMGSGINAAATMGQLRTTTRALADLDLDPAEVLRHLDHIAGGLDPAFATCLYAVYDPHRALCRIAVAGHLPPIVVRPDRPPELLDLPTGAPLGVGGVPFEQTTVPLRDGDLLVLYTDGLIETRDQPIDTRLDTLLELLAEPERDLEGLCDRLLAALRDEHDHDDVALLIARVHALGA
- a CDS encoding APC family permease, yielding MPYTPVASAAPERDPRSATVKDAPGAPQLTRSIGVVGGTLLTLSCLTPASSLFVIVPDSFATLGTGTALTIAIAALLCIGVAFTYSELGTLIPSSGGEYAMVGTLMGRLAGWLVFVLSLIVVMIVPPIIALGTADYLAPIIQLDPQYTAAAVMLLATAMGLLDLRANAWITGIFLVLEVVACAVVAFLGFTHTHRSASVLVHPVIDAGHGHGTAVTAGLIVAGLATALFILQGFSTAVYLAEEMENPRRNVSRTVLWTLGIGAAVVLVPVVAITLGAPDLKTLGAGDVAGMVQEWSNSGVGTFVSLCIALAIINAAIVMVIQNSRVVFSSARDAAWPTAVNRVFSHVGRRFGSPWAATLAVGVPGAALCFVNLDTLSEVTGVAVAAMYVFVALGALVSRRGEHKHRPAWRMPLWPAVPALLIVVLAWVLCRQSTTSLVITGLIVAVAALYWLCYLRPRQETHWVIAVPEDEQAPAPEPSTASLSA